One segment of Rhodopirellula bahusiensis DNA contains the following:
- a CDS encoding glycosyltransferase family 87 protein: protein MSSAPREGWTVGNRTVAIIAAALLLVGLMATFSRIVVDYQTPGPFDPEHQGLCDFHNGIYYPTRAVLAGESPYSDAYAAKYPVARQIPFFSPVILLMHAPLAVLPLHVGEALNVILQLFLLAAIAILVAREAGYAKRWDAVLCIAMAMVYSRGGHITLFNGYFTFQLVLATFLSVVWADRRPVRAAFALLVVSAKPTYILPLGFLMLARGNWRALIIGAVLSIAGAALPLAWIAHHEGDGDIAAGVSILQQQIVDTQEVHRSMDDESPVYSWTRLDLFAIIAKWRGEDPGDLPHILAMAALLIVPMWVLFVRAKRGEDDGIAGVTGGVLLTALLVSLYHQSYDSLLMIAPVAGAWMARLDGWASVSPKLRWVLCALMAFPALNYLSTRTFLLRFDLPEVVVRIFTSLNGICLAISLVILCWIAYRKQADEKNQVSGSVE, encoded by the coding sequence ATGTCGTCTGCCCCGCGGGAAGGTTGGACCGTAGGGAACCGAACCGTCGCGATCATTGCTGCCGCGCTGTTGCTGGTGGGCTTGATGGCGACGTTCTCACGCATTGTCGTGGACTATCAAACGCCCGGCCCATTTGATCCCGAGCATCAAGGGCTCTGCGATTTTCACAACGGGATTTACTATCCCACGCGAGCGGTGTTGGCGGGTGAAAGTCCTTACAGCGACGCCTATGCCGCCAAGTATCCGGTCGCGAGGCAGATTCCGTTCTTCTCGCCAGTGATTTTGTTGATGCATGCACCGCTGGCGGTGCTGCCGCTGCATGTTGGCGAAGCGTTGAATGTGATTCTGCAGCTGTTTCTGCTGGCGGCAATCGCAATTCTGGTGGCTCGCGAAGCTGGTTACGCGAAACGCTGGGATGCCGTTCTCTGCATCGCGATGGCGATGGTTTACAGCCGTGGTGGTCACATCACGTTGTTCAATGGTTACTTCACTTTTCAATTGGTGTTGGCGACGTTCCTTTCAGTGGTCTGGGCAGATCGCAGGCCCGTTCGGGCAGCATTCGCACTGTTGGTCGTCTCGGCAAAGCCGACCTACATCTTGCCGCTTGGGTTTCTCATGCTTGCTCGCGGCAATTGGCGAGCGTTGATCATCGGTGCCGTGCTCAGTATCGCTGGTGCTGCGTTGCCGCTGGCTTGGATTGCACACCACGAAGGTGACGGCGACATCGCCGCTGGTGTTTCGATCCTACAGCAGCAGATTGTCGACACGCAGGAGGTTCACCGATCGATGGACGATGAGTCGCCGGTGTATTCTTGGACGCGTCTTGATCTGTTTGCGATCATTGCGAAATGGCGAGGGGAAGACCCTGGGGATTTGCCACACATTCTGGCGATGGCGGCGTTGTTGATTGTCCCGATGTGGGTCTTATTTGTGCGAGCCAAACGCGGTGAGGACGATGGGATTGCTGGCGTGACCGGCGGCGTTTTGCTGACCGCGTTGTTGGTCAGTTTGTACCATCAGTCCTACGACTCGCTGCTGATGATTGCTCCTGTTGCCGGGGCTTGGATGGCGAGGCTGGACGGTTGGGCGAGTGTCTCGCCCAAACTTCGTTGGGTTTTGTGTGCCTTGATGGCGTTTCCGGCACTCAATTATTTATCAACGCGAACGTTCCTGCTGCGTTTTGATTTGCCGGAAGTTGTGGTGCGGATCTTCACCAGCCTCAATGGGATTTGCTTGGCGATTTCGTTGGTGATCCTGTGTTGGATCGCGTATCGAAAACAAGCCGACGAAAAGAATCAGGTCAGCGGAAGCGTCGAGTGA
- the gpmI gene encoding 2,3-bisphosphoglycerate-independent phosphoglycerate mutase, translating to MVLTSMTATRRRPVVLIVRDGWGQNPDPKWNECNAVHLANTPVDEKLTQEYPSVLIHTSGEDVGLPAGVMGNSEVGHQNIGAGRIVDQEVMRITRAIRDESFFSNPVVTGAIEHVKKNGGRLHLLGLMSDGRVHSDLQHGIAVIDLAKRNGLTGDQLAIHAITDGRDTSPRGGLKFVSQLTDHCAASGVGVVASVIGRFYAMDRDLRWERVEASYNLMTQGKGQTFPSASAAIESYYANPTESSRDGDEFITASSIVPEGGSPITVQPGDAVLFMNYRGDRTREITKAFTFDDAAWKDIPGGGFDRGEKIDNLYFATMTGYETGLPVEVIFVKPAKMPNILGEYVASKGLHQFRCAETEKYPHVTFFFNDYRDDPFAEEEWGMAQSPRDVSTYDQKPEMSAEGITEKVLEQIESGACDMIIVNYANGDMVGHTGVLNAAIEAVEKVDACVGRVVDATLAAGGSLVVTADHGNCEQMIDPETGGPHTAHTTYQVPLIVVDPEFVGKPLREGGRLADIAPTVLALMGLEVPPEMTGRPLMETQNA from the coding sequence TTGGTTTTGACCTCCATGACTGCCACTCGTCGTCGCCCCGTTGTTTTGATCGTCCGTGATGGTTGGGGGCAGAACCCCGATCCAAAGTGGAACGAATGCAACGCCGTTCATTTGGCCAACACTCCGGTCGATGAAAAACTGACCCAGGAATATCCCAGTGTTCTGATCCACACTTCTGGCGAAGACGTTGGCTTGCCCGCTGGCGTGATGGGGAACAGTGAAGTCGGTCACCAAAACATTGGTGCCGGCAGAATCGTTGACCAAGAAGTCATGCGGATCACGCGGGCGATTCGGGACGAGTCTTTCTTCAGTAATCCGGTCGTCACTGGCGCCATTGAACATGTGAAGAAGAACGGTGGTCGACTGCACTTGTTGGGACTGATGTCAGACGGCCGAGTGCACAGCGATCTGCAGCATGGAATCGCCGTGATCGATTTGGCCAAGCGAAATGGTTTGACTGGTGATCAGCTTGCGATTCACGCGATCACCGACGGTCGCGACACCTCACCGCGTGGCGGGCTGAAATTTGTCTCTCAACTGACTGATCACTGCGCCGCATCCGGTGTCGGCGTTGTCGCTTCCGTGATCGGGCGTTTCTATGCGATGGATCGTGACCTGCGTTGGGAACGAGTCGAGGCGTCTTACAATTTGATGACTCAAGGCAAGGGGCAAACCTTCCCGAGTGCCAGCGCCGCGATCGAGAGTTATTACGCCAATCCAACCGAAAGCAGTCGGGACGGCGACGAGTTCATCACGGCATCGTCCATCGTTCCCGAGGGTGGATCGCCGATCACGGTCCAGCCCGGCGACGCGGTTTTGTTCATGAACTACCGCGGCGACCGAACGCGAGAAATCACGAAAGCGTTCACGTTTGATGACGCGGCATGGAAAGACATTCCGGGCGGCGGATTCGATCGTGGCGAAAAGATCGACAACCTGTATTTCGCGACGATGACGGGTTACGAAACTGGCCTGCCCGTCGAAGTGATTTTTGTGAAGCCAGCCAAGATGCCGAACATCTTGGGTGAATACGTGGCTTCCAAAGGACTGCATCAATTCCGTTGTGCGGAAACCGAGAAGTACCCGCACGTCACGTTCTTCTTCAACGACTATCGAGACGATCCGTTCGCTGAAGAAGAATGGGGCATGGCACAATCGCCTCGTGATGTATCCACCTACGATCAAAAGCCGGAGATGTCCGCCGAAGGCATCACGGAAAAGGTGCTCGAGCAAATTGAGTCGGGAGCCTGTGACATGATCATCGTCAACTACGCCAATGGAGACATGGTTGGTCACACGGGCGTGTTGAATGCCGCGATCGAAGCGGTTGAAAAGGTCGATGCTTGCGTCGGTCGCGTTGTTGACGCGACTTTGGCCGCGGGCGGATCATTGGTTGTTACCGCTGATCACGGCAACTGCGAGCAGATGATTGATCCAGAAACTGGTGGTCCTCACACGGCACACACGACCTATCAGGTCCCGTTGATCGTGGTGGATCCTGAGTTCGTTGGTAAACCGTTGCGTGAAGGCGGTCGATTAGCCGACATCGCCCCCACTGTTTTGGCATTGATGGGACTGGAAGTGCCACCTGAAATGACGGGACGTCCTCTGATGGAAACTCAGAACGCCTGA
- a CDS encoding group I truncated hemoglobin, with the protein MSQPEDDLLGQLGGMDGVRRVVDEMYVRVLADPELTHFFDGVPIEKLARMQTEFIASITSGDIQYTGADLTKVHAGRGITGAHFSKFCGHLTDALEANNVSSHAIDQVLGKLAMYSDKVTGSTNVDG; encoded by the coding sequence ATGAGTCAACCCGAAGACGACTTGCTCGGCCAACTTGGTGGCATGGACGGAGTCCGTCGTGTTGTCGACGAGATGTATGTCCGTGTTCTCGCGGACCCCGAGTTGACTCATTTTTTTGATGGGGTCCCCATTGAGAAATTGGCTCGGATGCAGACCGAGTTCATTGCGTCGATCACTTCAGGTGATATCCAATACACCGGTGCGGACCTGACGAAGGTCCATGCCGGGCGTGGAATCACCGGAGCCCATTTCTCTAAATTCTGCGGGCACTTGACGGATGCGTTGGAAGCAAACAACGTCTCCTCTCACGCCATCGATCAGGTGCTCGGGAAATTGGCGATGTACAGCGATAAAGTCACCGGTTCGACCAACGTCGACGGTTGA
- a CDS encoding sugar phosphate isomerase/epimerase family protein, translating into MFKNFCPSALGINGRQSELIELALTYAFRGMDVDMHDMLRRSQRTTFEDASKYLKASEIKIGSFQLAIDLDSDDDTFTAAVAQLHPLGEIAQQLGAERALIRVPAATNRLPFNEFFDVQRNRLGQIADVLGQREIKLGIGFRAGAELLEGKEFTFVNNVETFRALVDAVPNENVGYVIDTWDWVVGDGAMDQLSEISGEKIVALRLGSVPEEADLATVKSTDRLLPEMNGVTLDHVKVVGHLNETNFSGPMSPTASTSQYKGQTREFLVQKSQEAIDGICKEAGMTVAPLPMDLIEDIPYEPTPM; encoded by the coding sequence ATGTTTAAAAACTTCTGTCCTTCCGCGCTTGGTATCAACGGTCGTCAAAGCGAGTTGATCGAATTGGCCCTGACGTATGCCTTCCGTGGCATGGATGTCGACATGCACGACATGCTTCGTCGTTCGCAACGGACCACTTTCGAAGACGCCTCGAAGTACTTGAAGGCTTCGGAAATCAAAATCGGTTCGTTCCAATTGGCGATCGATTTGGATTCCGATGACGACACCTTCACCGCAGCGGTTGCTCAACTGCACCCGCTTGGCGAAATCGCTCAACAGCTCGGTGCGGAACGTGCCTTGATTCGCGTCCCCGCCGCAACGAATCGCCTGCCGTTCAATGAGTTCTTTGACGTCCAACGCAACCGTTTGGGGCAAATCGCGGATGTCTTGGGACAACGCGAAATCAAGCTTGGCATTGGCTTCCGTGCCGGTGCTGAATTGTTGGAAGGAAAAGAGTTCACCTTCGTCAACAACGTCGAGACTTTCCGTGCTTTGGTTGACGCAGTGCCAAACGAAAACGTTGGCTACGTGATCGACACATGGGACTGGGTCGTTGGCGACGGTGCCATGGATCAGCTCAGTGAGATCTCGGGTGAGAAGATCGTTGCACTGCGTCTTGGTTCCGTTCCTGAAGAAGCTGACTTGGCGACTGTGAAGTCGACCGATCGTTTGCTTCCTGAAATGAATGGTGTGACTTTGGATCACGTGAAGGTGGTCGGCCACCTGAACGAGACCAACTTCAGCGGTCCAATGAGCCCGACTGCTTCGACTTCGCAGTACAAAGGTCAGACTCGCGAATTCTTGGTTCAAAAATCCCAGGAAGCGATCGATGGCATTTGCAAGGAAGCCGGCATGACCGTGGCTCCATTGCCAATGGATCTGATTGAAGACATTCCTTACGAACCGACCCCTATGTGA
- a CDS encoding agmatine deiminase family protein, whose amino-acid sequence MAWPHNRGTWPGHFESVPAAFARFVLAIHESTPLRILAAGSVAEDCREHLKRVGLVESDSLQIVDIPTNDCWIRDYGPTFVFGSDGQRVAINWHFNAWGGKYEPFDSDAAAGAKIAKIAGLKCLDGTLTLEGGALETDGAGRLLVNPGCLMDPARNPGLSQEQISQRLNQCLGVEEIVWIDGGAPAGDDTDGHIDQIARFLDAENVVCAVAGSEEDENYPGLEANFRQLRLWSRQTEPAVSVHRLPTPPPRQVDGAAVPQSYCNFLRLGPDRMLVPTFRSPVSDERALALLRELCPGVEIVGVDCFDIAWGLGALHCASCHEPAAI is encoded by the coding sequence TTGGCTTGGCCGCACAATCGAGGTACCTGGCCGGGCCACTTTGAGTCGGTGCCGGCAGCTTTCGCTCGGTTTGTCCTCGCCATCCACGAGTCCACGCCTTTGCGCATTCTCGCGGCAGGTTCAGTCGCGGAGGATTGTCGCGAACATCTGAAACGCGTTGGGTTGGTGGAAAGCGATTCGCTGCAAATCGTCGATATTCCGACCAATGATTGCTGGATCCGAGATTACGGGCCGACGTTTGTTTTCGGCTCGGACGGACAACGCGTGGCGATCAATTGGCATTTCAATGCTTGGGGCGGAAAGTATGAGCCCTTTGATTCCGATGCGGCCGCCGGTGCGAAAATCGCGAAAATCGCGGGTTTGAAGTGCCTCGATGGCACTTTGACACTGGAAGGTGGGGCCTTGGAAACCGATGGGGCAGGGCGGTTGTTGGTGAACCCGGGCTGCTTGATGGATCCCGCTCGCAATCCCGGGCTTTCGCAAGAGCAGATTTCTCAGCGGCTGAATCAGTGCCTCGGTGTGGAGGAAATCGTTTGGATCGACGGCGGGGCTCCCGCGGGCGACGACACAGACGGACACATCGATCAGATCGCACGATTCTTGGACGCTGAGAACGTGGTTTGTGCGGTGGCAGGCTCCGAGGAAGACGAGAACTACCCAGGGCTGGAGGCCAATTTTCGTCAGTTGCGATTGTGGTCGAGGCAAACGGAGCCGGCTGTTTCAGTTCATCGATTGCCGACCCCGCCACCTCGGCAGGTGGATGGTGCCGCTGTGCCGCAGAGCTACTGCAATTTTTTGCGGCTGGGGCCTGATCGCATGCTGGTGCCAACCTTTCGTTCGCCGGTCAGCGATGAGCGGGCCTTGGCGTTGCTGCGTGAGTTGTGCCCGGGCGTCGAAATCGTCGGAGTGGATTGTTTCGACATTGCTTGGGGGTTGGGAGCGTTGCACTGTGCCAGTTGCCACGAGCCAGCCGCGATTTGA
- the hpf gene encoding ribosome hibernation-promoting factor, HPF/YfiA family codes for MQVNVSARHGALQPGDQALVEEKALKLRRLYDRVNAIDVTIDLENLDKPHVEFRISVEHSDDLIAHAEATTVIAALDAAIPKAEQQLRKLKEKKTEHRATAHKHIESVDTNDE; via the coding sequence ATGCAGGTGAACGTTTCCGCCCGTCACGGGGCATTGCAACCCGGCGACCAAGCATTGGTCGAAGAAAAGGCCCTCAAACTGCGACGTCTTTACGATCGAGTGAATGCGATCGACGTCACAATCGACCTCGAGAACCTCGACAAACCTCACGTCGAATTTCGAATCTCCGTCGAGCATTCCGATGACTTGATTGCGCACGCTGAGGCGACCACCGTCATCGCTGCCCTGGACGCCGCCATCCCAAAAGCTGAACAGCAATTGCGGAAGCTGAAAGAGAAAAAGACCGAACATCGCGCCACCGCCCACAAACACATCGAAAGCGTCGACACCAACGACGAATGA
- a CDS encoding PTS sugar transporter subunit IIA, producing MKFSDFVKTGAIRAELTATTKEAVIDELVQSLLDAGEISADQRDDIVAAIMKREELGSTGIGRGVAVPHTKHPSVQQLVGTVGVSEQGVDFDSLDGERVQLFFLLISPPERPGDHLRALENISRQLRDESFCRFLKQSKTADDIQQLLQEADDNQFAAG from the coding sequence ATGAAGTTTTCCGACTTTGTTAAGACCGGCGCCATCCGCGCCGAATTGACCGCCACGACCAAAGAAGCGGTGATCGACGAGCTGGTTCAGTCACTCCTCGATGCCGGCGAAATTTCCGCTGACCAGCGTGACGACATCGTCGCCGCGATCATGAAACGGGAAGAACTCGGCAGCACCGGCATTGGCCGCGGAGTCGCCGTCCCTCACACCAAGCACCCCAGCGTTCAACAATTGGTTGGCACGGTGGGCGTCAGCGAGCAAGGAGTCGACTTCGACTCGCTCGACGGCGAACGCGTTCAGTTGTTCTTCCTCTTGATCAGCCCGCCCGAACGCCCCGGCGATCACCTGCGTGCTCTCGAGAACATTTCGCGTCAATTGCGTGACGAGTCGTTCTGTCGCTTCCTCAAACAGAGCAAGACTGCTGACGACATCCAACAATTGCTGCAAGAAGCCGACGACAACCAGTTTGCTGCCGGTTGA
- a CDS encoding HPr family phosphocarrier protein: MSASTHERPVRVLNRQGLHARPADLLVRCASEFQSQIFLQKGSEKVDCRSILSLLTLGATEGTELTVSAQGQDAEQALEAVGQLFDLGFHELDETSGSPACSAGGTSDAPDQSPS, from the coding sequence ATGAGCGCCTCCACACACGAACGACCGGTTCGTGTCCTCAATCGCCAAGGTTTGCATGCCCGGCCAGCCGATTTGCTGGTTCGTTGCGCATCGGAATTCCAATCTCAGATCTTCCTGCAAAAGGGATCTGAAAAGGTGGACTGCCGGAGCATCTTGTCGCTTTTGACACTCGGAGCCACCGAGGGAACCGAACTGACGGTTTCCGCCCAAGGGCAAGACGCTGAACAAGCCCTCGAAGCCGTCGGCCAACTGTTTGACCTCGGCTTTCACGAACTTGATGAGACCTCTGGTTCGCCTGCCTGCTCGGCCGGCGGCACCAGCGATGCTCCTGACCAATCACCCTCGTAG
- the ptsP gene encoding phosphoenolpyruvate--protein phosphotransferase, producing MLELQGIPVSPGVAIGPALVLDADGYRIPRCIVPAADVEDEFARLHTAVDLVSAHLEHSRLETTANAGRSTGDIFAAQLQMLHDPRLHSELQRRIGEDRQSAAFAVSGVLHNYASALRRLDNPLLADRAQDVLDIERQLLMQLGAVTRQPLSDLSEPVIVLSHMLTPSETANLDRRFVKGFCTETGGPGGHTAIVAKGLEIPAVVGIGDFLHQIAGSNCVIVDGDRGKLIVDPEDDVLDHYRERAEYRRSLAVRLAELSQLPAETTDGVRIQLNANIEFPHETTACLDRGADGIGLYRTEFLYLSSDDEPSEEDHYQAYSEVVQKMDGRPVVIRTLDLGADKMGRGNMAHRENNPFLGLRSIRLSLRNLDVFRPQLRAVLRAAVHGDVRVMFPLITTINELRQARMLLNVVAEDLQESGLPYRSDLPVGMMVEVPAAVMMLEHFATEVDFFSIGTNDLAQYTLAVDRSNEYVADLYQSSDPAVLRLIQHSIDVAAKSQTPVSVCGEMSSNPGRALLLLGMGVRNLSVPPSALPRVKKVIRNVSIEQCEAIAERVMKLEAARDVDLYLLDRLADLAPELVMQ from the coding sequence ATGCTTGAACTGCAAGGCATTCCCGTTTCACCGGGTGTCGCCATCGGCCCAGCCTTGGTGCTGGACGCCGACGGATACCGCATCCCGCGTTGCATCGTCCCGGCGGCTGACGTCGAGGATGAGTTCGCGCGTCTGCACACCGCGGTTGATCTGGTCAGCGCTCACCTGGAGCACAGCCGACTGGAAACCACCGCGAATGCGGGACGCTCCACCGGCGACATTTTCGCGGCGCAATTGCAGATGCTGCATGACCCGCGACTGCACTCCGAATTGCAACGACGGATCGGTGAAGATCGCCAGTCGGCCGCCTTTGCTGTCAGCGGCGTGCTGCACAACTACGCCTCGGCTCTTCGCCGGCTCGACAATCCGCTGCTGGCTGATCGCGCTCAAGATGTGCTGGACATCGAGCGACAATTGCTGATGCAGCTCGGTGCTGTCACTCGTCAACCACTTTCGGATCTGAGCGAACCGGTCATCGTGCTTTCGCACATGCTGACCCCCAGCGAAACCGCCAACCTGGACCGTCGTTTCGTCAAAGGTTTCTGCACAGAAACGGGCGGCCCCGGCGGCCACACCGCCATCGTCGCGAAAGGCCTTGAGATCCCCGCCGTTGTTGGCATTGGTGATTTCCTGCATCAGATCGCTGGTTCAAACTGCGTCATCGTCGACGGCGACCGCGGCAAACTGATTGTCGACCCCGAAGACGACGTCCTGGATCACTATCGCGAGCGAGCCGAGTACCGTCGGTCTCTCGCAGTGCGATTGGCGGAACTCAGCCAACTGCCGGCCGAAACCACCGACGGCGTTCGCATTCAACTCAATGCCAACATTGAATTCCCGCACGAAACCACCGCCTGCCTCGATCGTGGCGCAGACGGGATCGGGCTTTACCGCACCGAATTCCTGTACCTGTCGTCCGACGACGAACCATCTGAAGAGGACCACTACCAGGCTTACTCCGAAGTTGTCCAAAAGATGGACGGTCGCCCGGTGGTCATCCGGACGCTCGACCTCGGTGCGGACAAAATGGGTCGTGGCAACATGGCTCACCGTGAAAACAATCCGTTCCTAGGGCTGCGAAGCATTCGCCTGTCCCTTCGCAACCTTGACGTGTTCCGGCCACAACTTCGTGCCGTCCTGCGAGCCGCCGTCCACGGTGACGTTCGCGTGATGTTCCCATTGATCACAACGATCAACGAACTTCGGCAAGCCCGCATGCTGCTGAACGTTGTCGCGGAAGACTTGCAAGAATCCGGCCTGCCGTATCGCAGCGACCTGCCCGTCGGAATGATGGTCGAGGTTCCCGCCGCGGTCATGATGCTAGAACACTTCGCCACCGAAGTCGACTTCTTCAGCATCGGCACCAACGATTTGGCCCAGTACACATTGGCGGTCGATCGCAGCAACGAATACGTCGCGGACCTTTATCAATCGAGCGACCCTGCGGTGCTTCGTTTGATCCAACACAGCATCGATGTGGCGGCGAAAAGCCAAACGCCCGTCAGTGTCTGCGGTGAAATGAGCAGCAACCCCGGCCGCGCGTTGCTGTTGCTTGGGATGGGTGTTCGCAACCTCAGCGTGCCACCCTCGGCCTTGCCACGCGTCAAGAAAGTCATCCGCAACGTATCGATCGAACAATGCGAAGCGATCGCGGAACGCGTGATGAAATTGGAAGCCGCTCGTGACGTTGACTTGTACTTGCTGGATCGCTTGGCCGACTTGGCACCTGAATTGGTGATGCAATGA
- a CDS encoding TIGR03936 family radical SAM-associated protein produces MRTRPSRQSPNLHPVDQLRIRYRVRFAKTGLLRWISHRDLALLFERVARRVALPLSMTEGFHPTPRIAFPSALPLGIESLDEVAEIDLSEDLEADELLQRLRGDEQPGLTIHSVEKIPEGVKKARIAATQYTVSLPDDWDESNRDQVNQNIAALQHNETVSVDRKGKTVTAIVKEHLPKIELQDNQLFAHMVLADGASLKMQDVLDLLDLSDWPERGATIVRTGVELKGPNPN; encoded by the coding sequence ATGAGAACGCGGCCTTCTCGGCAATCACCCAACCTGCACCCCGTCGACCAGCTGCGGATTCGCTATCGCGTTCGTTTCGCGAAAACGGGTCTGCTCCGATGGATCAGCCACCGCGATTTGGCCCTGCTGTTCGAACGAGTCGCCCGCCGAGTCGCCCTGCCCTTGTCGATGACCGAAGGTTTTCATCCCACGCCTCGAATCGCGTTCCCCTCCGCATTGCCACTGGGAATCGAAAGCCTCGATGAAGTGGCGGAGATCGATCTGAGCGAGGATCTCGAAGCGGACGAGTTGCTGCAGCGTCTTCGAGGAGACGAGCAACCTGGCCTCACCATTCATTCGGTCGAAAAGATCCCCGAAGGCGTGAAGAAGGCTCGCATCGCCGCGACCCAGTACACCGTGTCGCTTCCGGATGATTGGGACGAATCCAATCGAGACCAAGTCAATCAAAACATCGCGGCACTGCAACACAATGAAACAGTCTCCGTCGATCGAAAAGGCAAGACGGTCACCGCGATCGTCAAAGAACACTTGCCCAAGATCGAACTACAAGACAACCAACTTTTTGCTCACATGGTCCTGGCCGATGGAGCGTCCCTGAAAATGCAGGACGTGCTCGACTTGCTGGACTTGAGCGACTGGCCCGAACGCGGCGCGACAATCGTTCGCACCGGCGTTGAACTCAAAGGGCCCAACCCGAATTAA
- a CDS encoding Rne/Rng family ribonuclease, protein MKREMLINVLQPEESRIAVVENNRLEELYVERKSVENYSGNIYRGKIVNLEPSIQAAFVDFGVGRNGFLHISDIEPQYFRQGGYDPEEIMRESDEMAEAAAQRNRESGRGSTRVFKGGRPRNKPPIQEIFKRGDEVLVQVIKEGIGNKGPTLSTYISIPGRYLVLMPALSRVGVSRKIEDEDDRKRLKKCLLSLSPPKGLGFIVRTAGAGRSEGELQRDMDYLLRLWKAIVRRVEETSEPGEIYEESDLIIRTIRDIYSDDIDHILIDQKESYEKARDFLKMVMPRVVDRLKYYDGPGPLFHKYNLEEEIVKINQRQVALPDGGSIVIDPTEALVAIDVNSGNFRGNASAEENAFRLNISAAKEIARQLRLRDLGGVIVNDFIDMRKESYRRKVERVLRDAMANDRARTKILRTSPFGLIEMTRQRIRPSLKRSIYKDCPCCEGRGLVKTPESMSIEVVRMLALAVKNKHIVRVTVRVNDEVSAFLNNKKRRTVSEMEECGNMTVQILGSEGLFPEHLEVDCRDEHGERVEIDS, encoded by the coding sequence ATGAAACGTGAAATGCTGATCAACGTGCTTCAGCCCGAAGAAAGCCGTATTGCTGTGGTCGAGAACAATCGACTCGAAGAGCTATACGTCGAACGGAAGAGCGTTGAGAATTACTCCGGCAACATTTATCGCGGCAAGATTGTCAATCTCGAACCCAGCATCCAAGCGGCGTTTGTCGACTTTGGTGTGGGCCGCAACGGCTTCTTGCACATCAGCGACATCGAGCCTCAATACTTCCGCCAAGGCGGTTACGATCCCGAAGAAATCATGCGGGAATCGGACGAGATGGCCGAAGCGGCTGCTCAACGAAATCGCGAATCGGGACGTGGCAGCACGCGTGTGTTCAAAGGCGGACGCCCTCGCAACAAACCGCCGATCCAAGAGATCTTCAAACGTGGCGACGAAGTCTTGGTGCAAGTCATCAAGGAAGGCATCGGAAACAAAGGCCCCACGCTCAGCACCTACATCTCGATCCCCGGACGCTACTTGGTGCTCATGCCCGCACTTTCGCGTGTTGGTGTCAGCCGAAAAATCGAAGACGAAGACGATCGGAAGCGTCTGAAGAAATGCTTGCTGTCGCTGAGCCCACCCAAGGGCCTCGGCTTCATCGTCCGCACGGCAGGTGCAGGACGCAGCGAAGGCGAACTGCAACGTGACATGGATTACTTGTTGCGACTCTGGAAAGCGATCGTTCGCCGCGTCGAAGAAACCAGCGAACCGGGTGAGATCTACGAGGAAAGCGATCTCATCATCCGCACCATTCGCGACATCTACAGCGATGACATCGATCACATTCTGATCGATCAAAAGGAGTCCTACGAAAAGGCTCGCGACTTCTTGAAGATGGTCATGCCTCGCGTGGTCGATCGCTTGAAGTACTACGACGGTCCCGGCCCTCTGTTCCACAAATACAACTTGGAAGAGGAGATCGTGAAGATCAACCAACGCCAGGTTGCTTTGCCCGACGGTGGGTCCATTGTGATCGACCCGACGGAAGCCTTGGTGGCGATCGACGTCAACAGCGGCAACTTCCGCGGCAACGCATCAGCGGAAGAGAACGCGTTCCGTCTGAACATTTCGGCTGCCAAAGAAATTGCTCGACAACTTCGCCTGCGTGACTTGGGCGGCGTGATCGTCAACGACTTCATCGACATGCGAAAAGAAAGCTATCGTCGCAAGGTCGAACGCGTCCTTCGCGATGCGATGGCCAACGATCGTGCCCGCACGAAGATTCTTCGGACCAGCCCATTCGGCTTGATCGAAATGACTCGCCAACGGATTCGCCCCAGCCTCAAACGCAGCATCTACAAAGACTGTCCTTGCTGCGAAGGCCGCGGTTTGGTCAAGACTCCCGAGAGCATGTCAATCGAAGTCGTCCGCATGCTGGCGTTGGCGGTGAAGAACAAACACATCGTTCGAGTCACCGTTCGCGTCAACGATGAGGTTTCCGCTTTCTTGAACAACAAGAAACGCCGAACCGTCAGCGAGATGGAAGAATGCGGTAACATGACCGTTCAAATTCTCGGCAGCGAAGGATTGTTCCCGGAACACCTGGAAGTGGATTGCCGTGATGAGCACGGCGAACGCGTCGAAATCGACTCCTGA